CGCAGCAGATCAAGGTGCAGCTCACGGCGGAGCTGAGCAAACGCGGCGTGGAGGTGGAGAGCATCCTGCTGCGCGACATCCAGCTGCCCTCGTCGTTGAAGGCTTCCATCGAGCAGAAACAGCAGGCCGAGCAGGAGGCGCTGGCCATGAACTTCCGCCTGCAGCGGGAGCGGCAGGAAGCCGAGCGCAAGCGCATCGAGGCGCAGGGTATTCGCGACTTCCAGCAGATCGTGGCGCAGGGCATCAGCCCGGCGCTGCTGGAGTGGAAGGGAATTGAGGCGACCGAGAACCTGGCCAAGAGTTCGAATGCCAAGGTGGTGGTGATCGGGAGTGGAAAGAACGGGTTGCCGGTGATTTTGGGGCAGTAGCCGGAGAAGCCTTTGCGTGAACGGTGGCGAGCGTTTACGCTGTGAGCCGGACGAAACCAACGTGCCTGACAACGAAGCCGAACGCATCAGCGAACTGCTGAAGTCCGCGAAGAACATCGCTGTGGTGGGTTTGTCGTCGAGCCCGCTGCGCCCCAGCTATGGCGTGGCGGCGTACCTGCAGAGCCACGGCTACCGCATCATTCCGGTGAACCCGAACATCAAGGGCGCGCTCGGTGAGAAGGCCTACGCCTCGCTGGGCGCCGTGCCGGAAAAGATTGACATTGTGGACATCTTCCGCCGCTCGGAGAACGTTCCGCCAATTGTGGAAGAGGCGATCGCGCTCCAGCTGCCGGCGGTGTGGATGCAGGAAACCGTGGTCCACGAGGAAGCCGCTGAAAAGGCGCGCCGCGCGGGGCTATTCGTGATCATGGACCGGTGCATCCTGAAGGAACATCGCAAACGACAAGGCTAACTGGAGCGATCCCATGACCGACGCAACCGCCCAACCCGCCAGGCGCGGCGCCGCGGCGAAAGTCATGCTGTGGATGGGCGGGATTCTCGCCGTCTTCTTCCTGCTGATTGTCGGATCGTGCGTGGGCCTGATGGTGATGGCGCAGCGCCGGGGCGCCGAGCATGCCCGGCAAACTAAAGAGCGCGCGGCGCCGCTGCTGACCGGCCTCGATCGCTACCGCCAGGCGCGCAGCGGATGTCCCAAGTCGCTCGACGAGCTTACGCCGGAGTTCATCGCGAGCGTGCCCAAGGTGCAGCGGCCTTCGGGCGAGCGCGATTTCCACTATCGCTGCGCCAACGGCCGGTACTGGCTCGCCTTCGACGACGCCTCCGGCATGTTCCTGCCGTCGGACATGGTGTACGAGTACGACTCCGGCGCGAAGAGCTGGAGCGTGATGGATGTTTCGCAGTCGAACGCAGTGAAGTCGGAGTAAGCGGAACAAACTCGCTCAGCCCAACAGAGGGATTGAGTGGGGCGCCGTCAACAGTTAAGCCTTGATCAGGATCAGCGTGGCGTCGTCGGCCGGGGCGCGTGCGCCGGCGAAGTGCTGCACCCCCGCCAGGATGCCGTCGGCCGTTGCGCCCGGCTCGAGCAATTGGTCGCGAAGCCGCTCGCGGCCAAATTCTTCGCCCGCGGCATTCAGCATCTCCGTCATTCCGTCGCTGTAGAGCAGCACGCGCGAGCCGCGCGGCAGGTGAATGGTGTTCACCGGGTAGACGTTGCCTGCGACGCCGAGCGGCAGACCGC
This portion of the Terriglobales bacterium genome encodes:
- a CDS encoding CoA-binding protein, giving the protein MPDNEAERISELLKSAKNIAVVGLSSSPLRPSYGVAAYLQSHGYRIIPVNPNIKGALGEKAYASLGAVPEKIDIVDIFRRSENVPPIVEEAIALQLPAVWMQETVVHEEAAEKARRAGLFVIMDRCILKEHRKRQG